In Amaranthus tricolor cultivar Red isolate AtriRed21 chromosome 5, ASM2621246v1, whole genome shotgun sequence, a genomic segment contains:
- the LOC130814117 gene encoding protein DOUBLE-STRAND BREAK FORMATION isoform X1 encodes MAGDILHHQQVSLFCSQIKLRSRFDDSTLRILELILSAKNVNLSLELRNNLKEVLRSQSLIAIREVADKSVEHKVLILDFFVRAFAIVDDVESCLALRYEGLNFRESRTMNHPELHVSYGEWMNFAEDAFNNSFYSVTAKACENALLCLNVNGNFISDKLAGNAKTVRKLQSLKDMAIRLCTSHCVQGQAAEYMRKKTLNLKQSLFSEEAESTASMCFRDGIKQQNIRNLLRLKYQ; translated from the exons ATGGCGGGCGATATTCTCCATCATCAACAAGTCTCTTTATTCTGCTCCCAAATCAAACTCAGAAG CAGATTTGACGATTCAACGTTGCGAATTTTGGAGTTAATTCTTTCTGCGAAAAACGTGAACTTATCGCTCGAACTCAGGAATAATCTGAAGGAAGTTTTAAGGTCACAATCTCTCATTGCTATTCGCGAAGTTGCAGACAAATCAGTTGAACATAAAGTGCTGATTCTCGATTTTTTCGTTCGTGCTTTTGCGATTGTCGATGATGTAGAG AGCTGTTTGGCTTTGAGATATGAAGGTTTGAATTTTCGTGAATCAAGGACTATGAATCATCCGGAGCTTCATGTTTCGTATGGTGAATGGATGAACTTTGCCGAAGATGCTTTTAACAACAGTTTTTACTCTGTCACTGCAAAG GCATGCGAAAATGCTCTTTTGTGTCTTAATGTAAATGGCAACTTCATTAGTGACAAACTTGCTGGAAATGCAAAGACCGTGAGGAAATTACAGAGCCTTAAGGATATGGCTATCAGATTATGTACTTCCCATTGTG TTCAAGGTCAAGCTGCAGAGTACATGAGAAAGAAGACTTTGAACCTTAAAcaatctttattttctgaagaAGCAGAGAGTACAGCAAGCATGTGCTTCAGAGATGGGATCAAACAGCAGAACATACGTAACTTGTTACGTCTCAAATATCAGTAG
- the LOC130814116 gene encoding protein DETOXIFICATION 27-like, with the protein MASSKNLEEQTVPFLQHSDDLQSSNQVLQYTNTTNNTNHGDDYDGELNTLVERVRLESNKLWHIVGPAIISRITGYGMLIATQAFAGHLGDLELAAFAIGINVVCGLDYGFLLGMASALETLCGQAFGAKRPYMLGVYLQRSWVVLFLCCILLLPLYIFATPMLKLLGQPDDVAELAGVVARWMLPFHFSLAFQFPLQRFLQCQLKTRVVACVSVIALLVHLFVSWLFVLVFKFGIIGVAITLNCGWWVMVIGLFSYTALGGCPQTWTGFSMEAFSGLWEFFKLSISSGVMLCLENWYYKILILMTGNLKNAKIALDALSICMNISSWEMMIPLAFFVGAGVRVANELGAGNGKGAKFATKVAVITSVAIGLFFWILVLFFHENIAYIFSTSPPVIEEVKKLSILLAFTILLNSVQPVLSGVAVGSGWQSTVAYINLGCYYLLGVPPGILLGWKYNQGVMGMWAGMIFGGTAVQTVILAIITMRCDWEKEAQRASMNVKKWAEKI; encoded by the exons ATGGCTAGCTCCAAGAATTTGGAAGAACAGACGGTTCCCTTTTTGCAACACTCAGATGATCTTCAATCATCAAATCAAGTATTgcaatatactaatactactaataatacTAATCATGGAGATGATTATGATGGCGAACTTAACACCCTTGTCGAAAGAGTACGTTTAGAATCCAACAAGTTATGGCACATCGTTGGTCCGGCTATCATCAGTCGAATTACAGGCTACGGTATGTTGATTGCTACACAAGCTTTTGCCGGCCACCTTGGTGATCTTGAGCTTGCCGCCTTTGCTATTGGTATTAATGTGGTCTGTGGCTTGGATTATGGTTTTTTG TTGGGAATGGCAAGTGCTTTGGAGACGTTATGTGGGCAGGCGTTTGGAGCAAAAAGACCCTACATGTTGGGAGTCTACTTACAAAGGTCATGGGTTGTGTTATTCCTATGCTGCATTCTACTATTACCCTTATACATATTTGCAACCCCTATGTTGAAACTATTAGGCCAACCCGACGATGTTGCTGAGTTAGCTGGTGTGGTGGCCCGGTGGATGTTGCCATTTCACTTCAGTCTCGCCTTTCAGTTTCCTCTACAAAGGTTCCTGCAATGCCAGCTTAAAACCAGAGTCGTTGCGTGTGTCTCTGTGATTGCACTGCTGGTGCATTTATTTGTGTCCTGGTTGTTTGTGTTGGTGTTCAAGTTCGGAATTATTGGTGTAGCCATCACCCTAAACTGTGGTTGGTGGGTCATGGTTATCGGGTTGTTTAGCTACACTGCTTTAGGAGGGTGTCCTCAAACTTGGACTGGGTTTTCAATGGAGGCCTTTTCTGGTCTCTGGGAGTTTTTCAAGCTCTCCATCTCTTCTGGAGTCATGCTTTG CTTAGAGAATTGGTACTACAAAATATTGATATTGATGACTGGAAATCTGAAGAATGCAAAGATCGCCCTGGATGCATTATCCATATG TATGAACATCAGTTCATGGGAGATGATGATTCCTTTAGCATTCTTTGTTGGTGCTGG agTAAGGGTTGCAAACGAGCTAGGAGCAGGAAATGGAAAAGGTGCAAAATTTGCAACCAAAGTAGCAGTGATAACTTCAGTTGCAATTGGACTTTTCTTCTGGATTTTGGTCTTGTTTTTTCACGAAAATATTGCTTATATTTTCTCGACCAGCCCACCTGTAATTGAGGAAGTCAAGAAACTCTCTATCCTCTTGGCCTTTACCATTCTCCTTAACAGTGTCCAGCCCGTTCTATCAG GTGTTGCAGTCGGATCAGGTTGGCAAAGCACAGTGGCTTATATAAATCTCGGATGCTACTATTTGCTTGGAGTGCCTCCTGGGATTTTGTTGGGGTGGAAATATAATCAAGGAGTTATG GGCATGTGGGCTGGAATGATTTTTGGAGGAACAGCAGTCCAAACAGTGATATTAGCGATCATCACCATGCGTTGTGATTGGGAAAAAGAG GCTCAAAGAGCAAGCATGAATGTAAAGAAGTGGGCAGAAAAAATTTAa
- the LOC130814117 gene encoding protein DOUBLE-STRAND BREAK FORMATION isoform X2: MAGDILHHQQVSLFCSQIKLRRFDDSTLRILELILSAKNVNLSLELRNNLKEVLRSQSLIAIREVADKSVEHKVLILDFFVRAFAIVDDVESCLALRYEGLNFRESRTMNHPELHVSYGEWMNFAEDAFNNSFYSVTAKACENALLCLNVNGNFISDKLAGNAKTVRKLQSLKDMAIRLCTSHCVQGQAAEYMRKKTLNLKQSLFSEEAESTASMCFRDGIKQQNIRNLLRLKYQ, encoded by the exons ATGGCGGGCGATATTCTCCATCATCAACAAGTCTCTTTATTCTGCTCCCAAATCAAACTCAGAAG ATTTGACGATTCAACGTTGCGAATTTTGGAGTTAATTCTTTCTGCGAAAAACGTGAACTTATCGCTCGAACTCAGGAATAATCTGAAGGAAGTTTTAAGGTCACAATCTCTCATTGCTATTCGCGAAGTTGCAGACAAATCAGTTGAACATAAAGTGCTGATTCTCGATTTTTTCGTTCGTGCTTTTGCGATTGTCGATGATGTAGAG AGCTGTTTGGCTTTGAGATATGAAGGTTTGAATTTTCGTGAATCAAGGACTATGAATCATCCGGAGCTTCATGTTTCGTATGGTGAATGGATGAACTTTGCCGAAGATGCTTTTAACAACAGTTTTTACTCTGTCACTGCAAAG GCATGCGAAAATGCTCTTTTGTGTCTTAATGTAAATGGCAACTTCATTAGTGACAAACTTGCTGGAAATGCAAAGACCGTGAGGAAATTACAGAGCCTTAAGGATATGGCTATCAGATTATGTACTTCCCATTGTG TTCAAGGTCAAGCTGCAGAGTACATGAGAAAGAAGACTTTGAACCTTAAAcaatctttattttctgaagaAGCAGAGAGTACAGCAAGCATGTGCTTCAGAGATGGGATCAAACAGCAGAACATACGTAACTTGTTACGTCTCAAATATCAGTAG